CATGGTTTCCTCACATCATTGTATGAATCAACCAATGACTATATGCACGCCTCAGATTGTGCTGAGATTTAATTGAACATTAGGACAACTAGTAATGTTGTGGAGGGAAGTTCAGAAGACTTCTAAAATGAGACTTAAAGAGTATAACTTAATATCAGAATCTGGTGGGTTTTTTATTAGGCAGATGCCCTAGGCACTTCTGATTCCCTCATATTGGCAGGATTTCTCCATTTCACATGATAAGAGTGCTATTTTTGCTTACAGACGTCATTGAGTGGGAGTAACAGTTTTATTGTCCTTAATCGCTGTTAATAATCATTTAGCTTGCTGTTTCATCAGTTTTTAGCTTGAAGATTTGAACTGATGCAATTAGCAAAACTTTTTTCAATGCAGTGCCATAATGGACATACACTTTGTTCAACATGTAAAACAAGGGTCCACAACCGCTGTCCAACTTGTAGGCAAGAGCTCGGTGATATTAGATGTTTAGCATTGGAAAAAGTGGCTGAATCACTTGAACTTCCTTGCAAATACATGTCACTTGGATGCCCAGAGATTTTTCCTTACTACAGTAAGCTCAAGCATGAGGCCCTTTGTAACTTCAGGCCATACAACTGTCCATACGCTGGATCTGAGTGTGCTGTTGTAGGCGATATCCCTTTCCTTGTTGCTCATCTGAGGGATGACCACAAAGTAGACATGCATTCTGGATGCACTTTCAACCATCGTTACGTCAAGTCTAATCCCCGTGAAGTAGAAAATGCAACATGGATGTTAACTGTGAgtgtttgttttattttaatctaatttgtaaacaaagaaaagtttgTCTAATTAACTTTTGTCTGGATAggacataataataataataattaattattattatgaggGATGACcacataataataacaaagtTTGTCTCTTTGTTGGGTTGATGGTCATTATTATAATTCATGGAACATGATCTGGCCTTTTTCTCATCAACAAGAGAATCCATCTTTTGACATTTGTAAGGAACTCTGAATTCCTTTTCCTGGTAGTTATCTGCCTTGTTTGGCATAGGGAGCTGCTTGCCTGTAGGGATTTAGCTCGATGGTCAAACTGTTGTGGGATATACCTTTCTAGCAAGAAAAGGGATTGTGCAACTGTGAATATTTAATGCTTATGTTGCCAGCACgtattaattttaagagtTCGTCAAAATTCTTCATGTGttttttgcttttgtcttGTAATGGTTGTTGTGGACAACTTTTTTGCTGTTCTGACCTTTGAATGTGGTTGCACGGACCATATGTAGGTTTTCCATTGTTTTGGTCAGTACTTCTGTCTGCATTTTGAAGCTTTCCAGTTAGGGATGGCACCTGTTTATATGGCATTCCTTCGTTTCATGGGTGACGAGACAGACGCCCGTAATTACAGCTATAGCCTGGAGGTTGGGGGAAATGGCCGGAAACTAATTTGGGAAGGGACCCCCCGAAGTATTAGAGATAGCCACAGGAAAGTTAGGGATAGCCATGATGGTCTCATTATTCAGAGGAACATGGCACTTTTCTTCTCAGGAGGTGATAGGAAAGAGTTGAAGCTTCGAGTGACAGGACGGATATGGAAAGAACAGCAGAACCAAGAAGGTGGAGCATGCATACCCAATCTCTGCAGTTAGCGTTTTCCCATTCTCACTCTCACTCACTTCTCCCCTTCTTTGCTGCCTCTTTTGTAATATTAGTATTTTCGGATAATCTTCAAGCATTCATATGTATGTATCCTATTCCTGGAGGCCTAAGCTTTACAAATTGTCAATAACCTaccaaaagaaaaggttatTTCTGGCCGTCTTGAATCTTATCATTTTAGCAGCTGCGTCAATTATTATGGTGTGCTTCATATTGTAATTATCCTGTTTTGGATGCATATTGAAGTTACTGCTATAAATATccaaatcattttttttatctcccATCGGACATACTTTTCACAGAATGCTTATGTTAGTACTAATACGGAGTATTCTGGTTCAGCTGGCTTGTATGCTCCTGTCGGTTTGCTCTGATCAGAAAGTCCATCCCTGAGATTATGCAAACCAAGGATTGAACTGCAACACTCGTTTTTGATGGAAACCATCTTGTTATTGACATCATGGATGTGATAGTactgataataataacaaactgCAAACTGACGAATGAAGTGGTTCTCTGCCATAGCCTGGAGGATGGGGATATTTTTAACTTCTAGGGGTTAGATCTTTTTCTTCGTTTGACAGATAAAGGGTTGTTTGTTTTTTCGGGTTCCAGTGCTTATGGGAATGAGTTCTGATTGATGATGCTTGTGGGTCCTCGTCAATGCCGTGCGCAGATAATGGTAGAATGGAGATGGAGGTCTGATTAGAAGGCTAAGCACTTAGAAAACCGTACAAAAGCACCAAAAGTATAGGAAAATTGATTGTATTTGATCCCACACGGCTAAAGCATTCCAATTAAAATTCTTCCTCTCATTTTAGAGACCAAGAACCCAGAAGACAAAGATTGAAGTTTGATTTGTACAGTTGTATCCACTTGACAAAAAATAGTCCCtgtgtttttcttcttttgcttttattttttaacctaTATATTAGACTAGTCTTAAAACTTTCAAATTttgcataataataataataataataataataataatgaaattaatttttttttaattaaatactcaCTGCGATTGCTTTTAGTAAAAGGATTTTGGATTAAAGTTATTACTTCTGCACTGACTATTCATCAATCATCATTTCTGCTAGTGGTTGAACAGTTTCAATTTGATGGAAACATACGAATGGCTGCATGATCTCATAGAAAATTGCACGCTTCCAAAGATAGGCTGCACTTCATTGAAACTCAGGTCACAATTACATAATACACCGTTTTGCAGCCACATAATCTGTGAGTATTTATATAAACTCATCAGCAAGGGCTTGTTTGGCTAGCTTATGAGCCACCCAGTTAATATTTCTTCTcacaaaactaaactcaacCTTCTCAAAACATTTTAACCACCTCTATTGCATCCTCAACAATAACAGCAATTCCAAAAGATGGTAAGGACACGCCATTAACAGCCTCCACTACTATAGTCATTGGATTTAGGAAAAAAGATGCTCCTTGTCtttatctaattttgaaatttaaatgtattttttattataatttggcATCATGGATTACTTGTTGTGGGCGAACTTTTTACATAATATGgtgttatatatatagtttttattaatattaaattttcttttttatgttaatatattaaatagattgtatcatttatttaatagattaagttgattatatttgatttataatccgtatattttctatttaaattaatatattatgtgTATCGTGTTTTTactatttatcaaatatttatattgtattaaaataaaaatacattagcataattaattaattcatgaTTCAGGAACACTTATTGACACTCCAAAACTCTAACCTATAAGCAGCCATTAGGGTAGTAGCTAtctctaaaaattaaaacaagtgGGTTAGATAGTCTAATAATAACTGGCACCCATTACAACCAAGGGTGTAGCGTTAAATGTATGACTGGTCGATGGTCTTGTTTTTTTGCTTGCGAAGCAATAGATGATATGGAGGAAAATAAGCGGCGGTAACGAGCTAACCACCGGCAGcaatgttaaaataataattcagaGTTCTTATTCTTTAACTGATTCACAAACAATTACAACAGTTACCTTTTAATTATTCCACCTAATCTAATTTCCCCTtaaccctttctttctttctttcttctatctctttttcttcgAACCCTATGGTGTTGATCAACTGATTCTCTCAATGTCCACCCTGATTCTTTTCATCTTCTCTTCCCTCGCCTATTAAGAAAGGcacctcttttttttttttttttttctttcataaaatCAAATCTTATACATACAAATTCCACCACACGCACACGCTCTCTCTGTTTCcaatttctgtttcttttccttcttttttttttttttcaaaatttcctTCTTTACTTCTTCCAAAAATTCCACTTTATATCCCAGTTATAATAAAGAAGGAATCACACCCATCAAAGAAAAGACACCCTTTTGTTTGAAACTCTTGTTTCAAGaatgaagaaaacaaaattttgaATACCCATTTGCGAATAAAGCCTAATTTTTGGgcaaaaaaaattgcatattTGTCTTTGTTGTTTTATGAATGGACATAGATAGCATTGAAAGTGTTCCATCCCCAGATTTGATAGATGAGGATGAGATCCATCACCATATCCATCAATTCCCTGCAGTCCCAAAGGCTCAAATCAATATCAACAACACCAATAACAACAGCAATGGTAATAGTGTTTCTTCAGCAATTCAATCCATCAGTGTCCATGAGCTTCTTGAATGTCCTGTTTGTACCAATTCTATGTACCCTCCCATTCATCAGGTTTGTCCTTTTCCCCAATTTGGTTTATGAGAATTTTTTTCCCGATCCATTTGTTGCTTTTTGTTGGGGGATGCTTAATTTGTTTCGTTATGACTTGTGAAAGATTGACGCGAGTCCTTTCcttttatgtattttcttttaaaagaagagTTAAACTCGtgaagatttttttattgctCGATTGGTTGATCAGATGGAATTAGGGTAAATTCCTAGGGCTTTTATGTTTTAGAGGATCTTTGAATTTGTAATTGTGATGATTTTGATTTATCAATATGGTTTGCTATTTTGACTTATATGAGAAAGATAAGCAGAAATTTTGGTGCAAGCAAGTATATACAATTTTTGTGGTTCACTGCCACTGATTGTACAACATGCCATTTTAGTGTCAGTCATAGGGAATTGGTACTAATTTAATCTTATCTAGTTGTAGCCTTctgttccaacaatgaaaaaTCTGTATAAACCTTCTAGAAATTATCAACAATTAGCATGCATGGGCTCTTTAACTGGCATTTGGAAGTTGGGGAACATGTTGCCCTCCCACTTTCCTTTCCAGAACAACCATCCAAAGGAAGGAAAGTCGGTTGTGGCTCATTGCTTTTGTCCTCCCATTGATTCTCATTTACTTCTTGATGGCATGTTCCATGAGTCACAGGGTGCCATTTGTCTGCATCACGCACTTCGAATTAGGATGTGAATTGTAGAGTTGCTAAGATTGATAATTTGGTACAGTGCAAGGTTGTGATCGTTGCTTGTTGGTTATACTGCAATACAGAAGAATAAGTTTCCATCTACAGAATCTTGAAGAACTAAGTAGTGATGGTTTCCTAGCATCATTGTGTGAACCAAGTGATGACAATATGCACGTGTCAGATCATGATgagtttttttaattgaaaactATTACAACTAGTAAAGATATGGAGGGAAGTTCAGAGTCAAGACTTGAAACATGAGACTAGAACAATATAGACTTAGTATCAGAATCTGGTGGGTTTTGGATTCAGCAGATGCCATAGGAACTTCCATCTCCCTCATATTAGCAGGATTTTCTCTGTTTTCACATGATAAGAGTACCATTTTTGCTTACAGACGTCATTGAGTAGGAATCACAGCTTTTATTGTCGTTAATCACTGTTATAACTGTTTAGCTAGCTGTTcaaaatttcatcaatttagCCAGAAGATTTAAATTGATGCCATTAgcaaattgttttctaatgcaGTGCCATAATGGACATACACTTTGTTCAACTTGTAAAACAAGGGTCCACAACCGCTGTCCAACTTGTAGGCAAGAGCTCGGCGATATTAGATGTCTAGCATTGGAAAAAGTGGCTGAATCACTTGAACTTCCTTGCAAATATATGTCACTTGGATGCCCAGAGATTTTTCCTTACTACAGTAAGCTCAAACATGAGGC
The Ricinus communis isolate WT05 ecotype wild-type chromosome 1, ASM1957865v1, whole genome shotgun sequence DNA segment above includes these coding regions:
- the LOC8263515 gene encoding E3 ubiquitin-protein ligase SINAT3 yields the protein MDIDSIESVPSSDLIDEDEIHHHIHQFPAVPKAQININNTNNNSNGNSVSSAIQSISVHELLECPVCTNSMYPPIHQCHNGHTLCSTCKTRVHNRCPTCRQELGDIRCLALEKVAESLELPCKYMSLGCPEIFPYYSKLKHEALCNFRPYNCPYAGSECAVVGDIPFLVAHLRDDHKVDMHSGCTFNHRYVKSNPREVENATWMLTVFHCFGQYFCLHFEAFQLGMAPVYMAFLRFMGDETDARNYSYSLEVGGNGRKLIWEGTPRSIRDSHRKVRDSHDGLIIQRNMALFFSGGDRKELKLRVTGRIWKEQQNQEGGACIPNLCS